GCGATGGCTGATCGTGTCGCTGGCCGCGGTCTTCTCGGCGTACCACCTGGTCCTGGCCGTGGCGTCGCTGGACCGGTTCACCGATCCGCTGCCCGTCGTCGCGTGCATGGTGTTGTACGCCGCGGCGACCGTGGCCGTGCTGTGGCCCAGCAAGCACGTCATCATGCCCGTGTGGATGGCCTCGTTCTGCCTCGCCGTGAGCATCGTCCTGCCGCTCGTCGTGACCTCCGAGCTCGACAGCTCGGTGAAGAACGGCTACGCCACCTGGTACGTGGCCGCCGTCGGCACGCTCATGGTGATCGTGTCCACGCGGCGTCGACAGGGCTTCGCCTGGCTCGGGGTCGGCTTCATGGCGGTGCACGGCGTGCTGTGGGCCGGGGTCGAACAGATCGCCGACCTCGGCATCGTCGGCAGCGTGGTCTGGGTCGCCTTCAGCCACGCGATGTCGAGCACGCTCACCCGTGCGGGGCGCGAGACGCGCGAGTTCATCCTCGCCGAGCACGAGGCGGCGGACTGGCAGGCCGCGCAGGAAGCCCACGTGAACGAGCGTCAGTACCGGTTGCTGCAGACGGGTCGGACGGCACGGCCGATGCTCCAGACCATCGTCCGCCGACACGGCGACCTGACCGCGGCCGAGCGACAGGAGTGCCTCAACCTCGAGGGAGCGATCCGGGACGAGATCCGGGGGCGTCGCCTCCTCGACGACGACGTCCGTCACGAGGTCATGGCGGCCCGCCGTCGCGGAGCCGTCGTCAGTCTCCTCGACGAGGGAGGCATCGACGACCTCGGGCCGACGGATCTGCGACGGGTCCATGCCGTGCTCGCCGGGGCCCTGCGCGATTCGCTCGCCGATCGCATCATCGTCCGGACCGTCCAGGGCGGCGGAGACGACGCGGTCACGGTCGTCGGGCTCGGCTCGGCAGACCTGTCGTCGAGCGCGCTCGGCCGGGGGGTCTCGGCCGACGCGGACGAGGACGACGACGGCGACGAGGTCCAGCTCTGGCTGCAGATCCCTCGCTCGGCCTCCTGAGCGTCCGACGGACCCTCACGCGGCGGGCACCGAAGACATGAGGAAGGGCCGGACGATCGTCCGGCCCTTCCGAGACCCTGAGCCAGGGCGGCAACCCGAATGCCGCCCTGACTCCCCCTGCAGCGACCCGTTCACCCCGGTCGGCCACTGCTCGGTGGTGTGACTCCACGAGACACCCGGCACCAGCAAGCATGGTCGCTCGACGCCGCGTGTGCAGTCGTCATTTAGGGGGACACCCGGGCGAGGACGGCCACGTCCACCGCCGTCCCGGGGGAGTCACCCCGCGAAACCTCGCCAACGACCCTCGCCGGCCGCGATGGCGGGACGGGGTGCGCGGGCCGAGCGCGTCCAGGCCGACGTCGTGGGTCGTGAGGACGTCGTCGCCGACGCCTCGGCCCGGCCGGCCTCGACGACGGCGAGCAGCGCCGTGACCGCCGCCAGTTCGTCGGGCGTCGGGTCTCCGGCGACGACCCTGAGCAGGGGCGCCGACGGCTGCTCGTCCGCGTCGGTGGGGGGTTCCGTCGCGTCGGGCGACGCGGCTGCGTGGCGCCCGCTCACAGGGGGATGTTCCCGTGCTTCTTCGGCGGCAGGGTCGCCCGTTTGGTCTTGAGGGCTCGCAGCGCCTTGATCACGGCGACCCGGGTCGCCGCCGGTTCGACGACGCCGTCGAGTTCGCCCCGCTCGGCGGCGAGGAAGGGGCTCGCGACGTTGTAGGTGTACTCGTTCGCGAGCCGTGTGCGCACGGCTGCCACGTCCTCGCCGGCCTCGGCCGCCGCCTTGATCTCGTTGCGGTAGAGGATGTTGACGGCACCCTGCCCGCCCATCACGGCGATCTCGGCCGTCGGCCAGGCGAGGTTGATGTCGGCACCCAGCTGCTTCGACCCCATGACGATGTAGGCGCCGCCGTAGGCCTTGCGGGTGATCACCGTCACGAGCGGGACGGTCGCCTCGGCGTAGGCGTAGAGCAGCTTGGCGCCGCGGCGGATCACGCCCGTCCACTCCTGGTCGGTGCCGGGCAGGTACCCGGGCACGTCGACGAGGGTGAGGATCGGGATGTTGAACGCGTCGCAGAAGCGCACGAAGCGGCTGGCCTTCTCACCGGCCTCGATGTTGAGGGTGCCGGCCATGGCGGACGGCTGGTTGGCGATGACGCCCACCGGGCGGCCCTCCACCCGGCCGAAGCCCACGACGATGTTGGGCGCGAAGAGCGGCTGGACCTCGAGGAACTCGCCGTCGTCGACGACGTGCTCGATCACCGTCATCACGTCGTAGGGCTGGTTCGGGCTGTCCGGGATCAGGGTGTTCAGCTGGCGGTCGTGGTCGGTGGTCTCGAGTTCGACCGGCACGTCGAAGACGTGCGGGTCGGCCAGGTTGTTGTCGGGCAGGTAGGACAGCAGGGCCCGGGCGTAGTCGAGCGCGTCGTCCTCGTCGCTCGCGAGGTAGTGCGAGACGCCCGAGACTTTGTTGTGGGTCAGGGCTCCGCCGAGTTCCTCGAAGCCGACGTCCTCACCCGTCACGGTCTTGATGACGTCGGGCCCGGTGACGAACATGTGGCTCGTCTTGTCGACCATGATCACGAAGTCGGTCAGCGCGGGGGAGTACACGGCGCCTCCGGCCGCGGGGCCCATGATCAGCGAGATCTGGGGGATGACACCCGAGGCGGCCGTGTTCAGCCGGAAGATCTCGCCGTACTTGCCGAGGGCGACGACGCCTTCCTGGATGCGCGCCCCGCCCGAGTCGAGGATGCCGATGATGGGCACCCCGGTCTTGAGGGCCAGCTGCATGACCTTGATGATCTTCTCGCCCGCGACCTCGCCGAGCGAGCCGCCGAAGATGGTGAAGTCCTGGGAGTAGACCGCGACCTGGCGGCCGTGGATCGTGCCCGTGCCCGTGACGACCGCGTCGCCGTAGGGTCGCTTGGCCTCCATGCCGAAGGCGTGCGTGCGGTGCCGGACGAACTCGTCCAGCTCGACGAACGAGCCCGGGTCGAGCAGCTCGTCGATCCGCTCTCGGGCCGTCTTCTTGCCCTTGGCGTGTTGCTTGGCGATCGCGGCCTCGCCGCTGGCCGTCACGGCCTCGTGATAGCGGGCCTTGAGGTCGGCGAGCTTGCCCGCGGTGGTGTGCAGGTCGGGCGCGGCGTCGGTGAGGGGCGCGGAGTCAGGAGTCACGCGCCTCACTCTACTGACCGACCCGGGGCCACCCGTTGGAGGTTTCCACGCGTGGACGCCGCCGGACGTCGTAGGAGTCGTCAACTGCGGCCCCGTAGGCTGCTCCGATGGCCTTCCCCCTCAGTGCGTCCGTCAGCCCCCGTCTCGTGGTGCTCGAGTCCACCGGGTCGACCAACGCCGACCTGCTGGCAGCCGTCGACGAGCCGCACCTGGCGACCTGGCTGACCCTCGACCAGTCCGCGGGGCGGGGCCGGCTCGACCGACGGTGGCAGACCGCGCCCGGTCGTTCCCTCGCGGTGAGCGTGTTGCTGCACCGGGACGACCTGCCGGTCGACTCGCTCGGCTGGGTGCCGCTCCTCGCCGGGGTGGCGATGCGCGCCTCCGTCCGGGGCGTGGTCGAGAACGGCGACGTCACGCTGAAGTGGCCCAACGACGTGCAGGTCGACGGTGACAAGGTCTGCGGCCTGCTCGCCGAGCTGCGGCCCGACGCGAGCGCCGTGGTCGTGGGTGCCGGGGTCAACCTCACGGTGCCCGCCGACGACCTGCCCACCCCGACCTCGACGTCGCTCGGTCTGCACGGTGCGCGGGGCACGGCCCTCGAGCTCGCGGACGCCGTGACGTCGTCGTGGGTCTCGGGCCTGGCCCGGCTCGTCGGCGACCTCGCCGCGGCCCGCGGCGACGCGGTCGCGAGCGGCGCACTGGCGCTGGTCCGCGCGGACTGCGCGACCCTGGGGCGCGACGTCCGCGTCGAACTCCCCGGAGGCGCGGCCCTGGTCGGCGAGGCGGTGGACGTCGACGAGGCGGGCCGCTTGGTCGTCCGCTCCGCCTCGACCGGCGAACCGTCGGCCGTCGCTTCGGGCGACGTCACGCATCTGCGGTATGAATGAGCCTGTGAGCACCGACGGACCGCAGCCGACCGAGTACGTCGTCGCGCGGCTGCGTCCCCACGCCCGCGTGCTCTTCTGGCCGTCGCTCGCGCTCGTCGGCATCTGCGCCGCGACCGGCTACTTCGGCGGCCGCTTCGACGTCGAGTGGCAGAACTACGTCGTGCTGGGCGCAGCCGTCGCCCTGATCGTGCTGCTCTGGCTGGTCCCCGTGCTGATCTGGCTCGGCAAGCGCTACGTCGTCACCTCGCGGCGCCTCGTGGTGCGCAAGGGGCTGTTCGTGCGCACTCGCCAAGAGCTGCTGCACAGCCGCGGGTACGACCTCACGGTGCGCAAGAACTCGGTGCAGAGCGCGTTCCGCAGCGGAGACGTCCTGATCAACACCGGCCTCGACCGTCCGCTCGTCCTCTGGGACGTGCCGTCGGCCGATCTCGTCCAATCGACCCTGCACGACCTGATGGAGTCGAACCTCAACAGCGTCGCCCAGCGTCGCCAGCACGAGCAGTCCGTCGGGCACGCCGACACCACCTCGTGGGGCGACGACCGGGTTTCCTGACCCGGCGCGCGTGATATAGGATATTACAATGCGAATCTCAGTCATCGGTTGCGGTTACCTCGGAGCCGTGCACGCCGCGTGCATGGCCGACCTCGGGCACGACGTGGTCGGCATCGACGTCGACCCGGGCAAGATCGCCCTGCTCTCGTCGGGTCACGCCCCGTTCTTCGAGCCCGGTCTGCCCGAGGCCCTCCGTCGGGCCCTCGACTCGGGGCGGCTGCGGTTCTCGACCGACCCCGCCGACGCCGCCGGCTCGCAGGTCCACTTCGTCGCCGTCGGCACGCCGCAGACCCCGGGCAGCGACGCGGCCGACCTGACCTACGTCGACGCCGCGGTCCAGGGGCTGCTGCCCCACCTCGCCGACGGCGACCTCGTGGTGGGCAAGTCCACCGTTCCCGTCGGCACCGCGAGCCGACTCGCCGACCTGGTCCGCGCCTCCTCGGGGGCCGACCTGGCCTGGAACCCCGAGTTCCTCCGCGAGGGCTTCGCCGTGGCCGACACCGTCGCGCCCGATCGTTTCGTCTACGGGGTGCCCTCCGGCGACGCCGGTGAGCGTGCGACGGCGATGCTCGACGAGGTCTACGCCACGGCTCTGGCGACGGGAACACCCCGGCTCGTGACCGGGTACGCGACGGCCGAACTGGTGAAGGTCTCGGCCAATGCGTTCCTCGCCACGAAGATCTCGTTCATCAACGCGATGGCCGAGATCGCCGAGGCCACCGGCGCCGACGTGACGCAACTGGCCGACGCGATCGGGCACGACGCCCGCATCGGTCGCCGGTTCCTCAACGCCGGGCTCGGCTTCGGCGGCGGGTGCCTGCCGAAGGACATCAGGGCGTTCCGGGCCCGCTCGCGCGAGCTGGGGCTCGAGTCCCTCGACTTCCTCGCCGACGTGGACGCCGTCAACCTGCGTCGCCGCGACCGCGTCGTCGAGCTCGCGGGCGAGCTGCTCGGAGAGGTGCGCGGTGCACGCGTGGCCGTCCTCGGCGTGGCCTTCAAGCCCGACAGCGACGACGTCCGCGACTCTCCCGCCCTCGACGTCGCCCGTCGACTGCACGCCGCCGGCGCGGACGTGGTCGTCCACGACCCCGAAGCCAACGCGACCGCCGTCCGGCTGGCTCCCGACCTCACCTACGTCGCAGACGTCCCGACCGCTCTCCGCGACGCCGAGCTCGTGTTGGTCCTCACCGAATGGAAGCAGTTCAAGGCACTGCGCCCGGCCGAGGTCGCCGCCCTGGTCTCCCGGCGACGCATCGTCGACGCCCGCAACGTGTTCGACCCCGCCGAGTGGCGCGAGGCCGGATTCGACTTCCGAGGGCTCGGGCGGCCGTAGCCGGCCCACGACCAAGCCGGCCATCGGGCAAGATGGTCCGAGCCGGAAGTCGACGGATGGCGCCGTCCGCTCGCGGTGATGCCGGGAAGCGCGACAGGAAGAAGATCAGATGGCAAACCGTGTCGGTGTGATCGGGGGCGGCCAGCTCGCCCGCATGATGATCCCGCCCGCCGTCAACCTCGGCATCGAGATCAGCGTCCTCGCCGAGGCCGAGGGCAGTTCGGCCCGGCTGGCCGCGACCCGGGTGGGCGACTACCACGACGTCGACGTCGTCCTCGACTTCGCCCGCACGGTCGACGTGATCACCTTCGACCACGAGCACGTTCCCCAGCACGTCCTCGCCGCTCTCGTCGACGCGGGCGTCCGCGTGCACCCCGGGCCGTCCGCGCTGGCCGTCGCGCAGGACAAGATCGTGATGCGTCAGCGGCTCTCCGAGCTCGGGCTGCCCGTCCCCGACTGGGCGGCCGTCCGCGACGCCACCGAGCTCGAGGCGTTCCTCGCCGACCACGGTGGCCGAGCGGTCGTCAAGACCGCGCGGGGCGGCTACGACGGCAAGGGCGTGCGCGTGGTCTCGGCCGCCCACGACGCCGACGACTGGTTCGGCGCCCTGGCCGAGGACGGCAACGGAGGCGCGCTCCTGGTCGAAGAGCTCGTCTCGTTCCGGCGCGAACTGTCGCAGCTCGTGGCCCGACGGCCGAGCGGCGACATCGTCCCCTGGCCCCTCGTCGAGACCGTCCAACGCGACGGGGTGTGCTCCGAGGTCTTCGCCCCGGCGCCCTCGAGCGCCGGTCGGTCGGCCGACCTGGCCGACGAGATCGCCCGGACGGTCGCCGAACGGCTCGACGTCACGGGTGTCCTGGCCGTCGAGCTGTTCGAGACGACCGACGAGCGCCTCCTGATCAACGAGCTCGCCATGCGGCCGCACAACACCGGCCACTGGACGATCGACGGGTCGACCACGAGTCAGTTCGAACAGCACCTCCGTGCCGTGCTCGACCTGCCCCTCGGCGACACGGCCTGCCACCGGCCCTGGAGCGTCATGCTGAACGTGCTGGGCGGGCCGGCGACGGGGTCGATGGCCGACCGTCTGCCCGCCCTCATGGCCGACCAGCCGGCGGTCAAGGTGCACGACTACGGCAAGGACCCCCGGCCCGGGCGCAAGGTCGGGCACGTCACCGCGGTCGGCGACGACCTCGACGAGGCCGTCTTCCGGGCGCGCGCCGCTGTCGAGTTCTTCACCGACTGACGGCTATCCTCTAGTCCGTGTCCGACCCGAAGAGCACCGACGTGCGCCCGAACGACCCCGCCGTACCCGCCAAGGTCGCCATCGTCATGGGCTCCGACAGCGACTGGCCCACCATGCAAGGGGCCTCGACCGTGCTGTCCGAGCTGGGCATCCCGCACGAGGTCGAGGTCGTCTCGGCCCACCGCACGCCCGACAAGATGATCGCCTTCGGTCGCGACGCGGCCGGTCGGGGACTGTCCGTCATCATCGCCGGGGCCGGGGGAGCCGCGCACCTGCCCGGCATGATCGCGTCGGTCACCACCCTCCCCGTGGTCGGTGTGCCCGTCGCGCTGGCCAAGCTCGACGGCCTGGACTCGCTCCTCTCGATCGTGCAGATGCCGGCCGGCATCCCCGTGGCGACGGTCTCGATCGGCGGTGCGGCGAACGCCGGTCTGCTCGCGGCCCGCATCATCGGCTCGCACGACCCGGTGATCGCCGAGCGGCTGGCCCGCCACGCCGAGTCCCTCGCCGAGCTGGTCGAGCAGAAGAACGCCGACCTGCGTCGATCGCTGTGAGCACCTCCCTGCCCGTCCGTCATCCGGACGTCACCTCCGAGCCGTTCATGACGAAGCGGGCGTGGGTGCTCGTCCTGCTGAACGTGGTCGTGCCCGGGTCCGCGCAGGTGCTCGCGGGCAGTCGCCGACTCGGCCGGTGGGGGCTCGCCTCCACCCTCGTCTTCTGGGCGGTCGCGGTCGTCGTCGTCGTCCTCGCGTTCGCCTTCCGCTCGCCCCTGATCGAGATCGCGACCAACGTCGTCGCCCTGACCGTCGTCCAGCTCTTCCTCGCGTACTACGCGGTGCTGTGGGTGGTGCTGACCGTCGACACGCTGCGATTGGCGCGCATCGTCCGGACGGCCCCCTCGGCCCGGGGCGTCCTCGCCGGAGCGATGGTGCTGCTGATGGTGGTGACCGTCGGGCCCGCCGCCTACGGGGCCTACCTCGCCGGGGTGCAGCACGGTCTGCTCGACAGTCTCTTCACCTCGAGGGCCGACGCCGCGCCTCCTGTCGACGGGCGCTACAACATCATGTTGCTCGGCGGGGACGCCGGGGCCGACCGCACCGGTCTGCGCCCCGACAGCATCTCGGTCGCCAGCATCGACGCCGAGACCGGCGCGACCACCATCGTGGGCATTCCCCGCAACCTGTACGACGCACCGTTCGTCGCGGGGTCGCCGCTGTACGGCGACTACCCCGACGGCTACGACTGCGGCGACGACTGCCTCGTGAGCTTCCTGTACACCTACGGGGAAGAGCACCCCGACCTCTACCCCGACGCCGAGTCGAAGGGCAGCAACCCGGGGGTCGAGGCGATGCGGGACGCCGTCGAGGGCATCACGGGCCTGACGGTGCAGTACTACGCCCTGATCGACATGCAGGGCTTCGTCGACCTCATCGACGCGCTCGGAGGCATCCAGGTGGACGTCCAGCAGCGCATCCCGATCAACGGCGGCGTCGACCGCAACGGTCAGCCGATCAACGTGGACGGCTGGATCGAGCCCGGCGAGCAGAAACTCGACGGCTACCACGCCCTCTGGTACGCGCGGGCGCGGCACGGCACCAGCGACTACGACCGCATGGCTCGTCAGCGCGAGGTGCAGCAGGCGCTGCTCTCGCAGTTCCAGCCGGCGACGGTGCTGTCGAAGTTCCAGGCCGTCGCGTCGGCAGGGGTGCAGACCGTCGACACCGACATCCCGCAGGGGGCCCTGGCGGCCTTCGTCGACCTGGCCGCCAAAGCCAAGTCGCAGCAGATCACCAGCCTCGAGCTCGTCCCGCCGACCTACGACAACGTCTACCCCGACTACGACGCGATGCGGGCCGCGGTGGCCCAGGCCACGACCTCGGCCACCGCCCCCTGACGACCTGTCTCAGGCCGTCTCGCGGGTCCCGTCGCCTGACGGCGCACGCCGACGGGACGAGGAGGCGCGGTGCGGCTCCGCGCGGCGTTCGCGTCGCCCCTCGGGCCGCCCGGTGGCTCAGAGGTCGGCGTGGAGCTGCCACACCTTGTCGGCCGAGTCCCGCCAGCTGAAGGCGCGCGCACGGTCGATCCCGGCGATGCCGAGACGCGTCGACAGTTCGACGTCGGAGACGACCTGGAACATGGCCTGTGCGAGGCGCTCCGGGTAGCCGGCGGCGTCTTCCCGGGCCACGCTGACGGCCGCGTCGGCCGCGACCTCGAGCAGGGCGGGGGCGTCCGAGACGATGGTGGGCGTGCCCAGGCTGAAGGCTTCGACGACGGGTAGTCCGAATCCTTCGGCGAGACTCGGGAACACGAAGACCGAGGCCCGCTGCAGCAGCACCGCCAGTTGTTCGTCCGACACGAAGCCCATGGTGCGGACCTTGTCGGCGGGCAAGCCGGCGGCGGCCACCAGGTCGGCGACCTTGACGTCTCCCCACCCCTCGGGCCCGACGATCAGCAACGGCAGGTCGGGGGCGTCGGGGTGTGCGAGAGCCTGGATCAGCGGCTCGATGCCTTTGCGCGGTTCGAGCGTGCCGACGCTCAGGGCGTAGCGCTCGGGCAGGTCGAGAGCGTCGGCGACCTCGTCGGCGTCCGCAGGGACGGCGAGCTTGGGGCTGACGGCGCCACCGATGACACGCAGGCGGTCACCGAAGGGGAACAGCTCGGCCAGTTCGCGGGCCACGCTGTGGGTCGGCACGACGACGCCGTCGGCGTGCTTGAAGGCGCGCTTGGTCATGGCCTTGTGCCAGCGGACGCCGCGCGGGGTGAGGGTCTCGGGGTGGGTCCACGGGACGGTGTCGTGGATGGTGACGACCGTCTGTGTTCCTGGGTCGAGTGCGCGGTCGTGCCGGTAGAGGGGGGCGAACAGGCTGGTCGCGTGGACCATGCCGCGCCCGGGGAGGCCGACGACGCCGCCCTGCCACGCCAGTGCCAACTCGCGGCGCCCGAGTGGTGACTTGGAGACGTGGGACAGGCCGGGCAGTAGGTCGCTCAACCGGTCGTAGTCGGTCTGCGGATGGGCCGCCACGACCCCCTCGACCTCGCAACCGCGGGGAGCGGTCTCGACGAGGGCCCGGGTCAGTTCTTCGGTGTACCGACCGATGCCCCCGGGGATGGGAGCCAGGATCTGGTCAACGACTACTCGCAGCGTGGTCATCGGTCTGCAACACTCCCCTGTTCGCGGCCTCGGCCAGCGCTTCTCTCCACGGACGCATGGGCGTCAGCCCGGCCCGTGCCCACGCGTCGTGTCCGAGGACGCTGTAGCTCGGGCGTGGTGCGGGGCGGACGAAGGCCGAGCTGTCCGTCGGCAGGACGCGGGCAGGATCGAGGCCGGCCTCCTCGAAGACCGCCTGGGCGAACTCGAACCAGCTCGCGCTGCCCGAGTTGGTGCCGTGGTACACGCCGGCCGGGGCGTCGGAGTCGAGCAAGGCGACGATCTGCGCCGCGAGGTCGGCCGTCCAGGTCGGCTGCCCCAGTTGGTCGTCGACGACCTTGACCGTGTCGTGTGACGCCGCGAGCTTGACCATGGTCTTCGCGAAGTTGCCTCCGTGGGCGCCGTACAACCACGCCGTGCGCACGACGTAGGTGCCCTCGGGGTTGG
This genomic interval from Frigoribacterium sp. Leaf415 contains the following:
- a CDS encoding LCP family protein, producing MSTSLPVRHPDVTSEPFMTKRAWVLVLLNVVVPGSAQVLAGSRRLGRWGLASTLVFWAVAVVVVVLAFAFRSPLIEIATNVVALTVVQLFLAYYAVLWVVLTVDTLRLARIVRTAPSARGVLAGAMVLLMVVTVGPAAYGAYLAGVQHGLLDSLFTSRADAAPPVDGRYNIMLLGGDAGADRTGLRPDSISVASIDAETGATTIVGIPRNLYDAPFVAGSPLYGDYPDGYDCGDDCLVSFLYTYGEEHPDLYPDAESKGSNPGVEAMRDAVEGITGLTVQYYALIDMQGFVDLIDALGGIQVDVQQRIPINGGVDRNGQPINVDGWIEPGEQKLDGYHALWYARARHGTSDYDRMARQREVQQALLSQFQPATVLSKFQAVASAGVQTVDTDIPQGALAAFVDLAAKAKSQQITSLELVPPTYDNVYPDYDAMRAAVAQATTSATAP
- a CDS encoding acyl-CoA carboxylase subunit beta — translated: MTPDSAPLTDAAPDLHTTAGKLADLKARYHEAVTASGEAAIAKQHAKGKKTARERIDELLDPGSFVELDEFVRHRTHAFGMEAKRPYGDAVVTGTGTIHGRQVAVYSQDFTIFGGSLGEVAGEKIIKVMQLALKTGVPIIGILDSGGARIQEGVVALGKYGEIFRLNTAASGVIPQISLIMGPAAGGAVYSPALTDFVIMVDKTSHMFVTGPDVIKTVTGEDVGFEELGGALTHNKVSGVSHYLASDEDDALDYARALLSYLPDNNLADPHVFDVPVELETTDHDRQLNTLIPDSPNQPYDVMTVIEHVVDDGEFLEVQPLFAPNIVVGFGRVEGRPVGVIANQPSAMAGTLNIEAGEKASRFVRFCDAFNIPILTLVDVPGYLPGTDQEWTGVIRRGAKLLYAYAEATVPLVTVITRKAYGGAYIVMGSKQLGADINLAWPTAEIAVMGGQGAVNILYRNEIKAAAEAGEDVAAVRTRLANEYTYNVASPFLAAERGELDGVVEPAATRVAVIKALRALKTKRATLPPKKHGNIPL
- a CDS encoding PH domain-containing protein, whose translation is MSTDGPQPTEYVVARLRPHARVLFWPSLALVGICAATGYFGGRFDVEWQNYVVLGAAVALIVLLWLVPVLIWLGKRYVVTSRRLVVRKGLFVRTRQELLHSRGYDLTVRKNSVQSAFRSGDVLINTGLDRPLVLWDVPSADLVQSTLHDLMESNLNSVAQRRQHEQSVGHADTTSWGDDRVS
- the purE gene encoding 5-(carboxyamino)imidazole ribonucleotide mutase, translated to MSDPKSTDVRPNDPAVPAKVAIVMGSDSDWPTMQGASTVLSELGIPHEVEVVSAHRTPDKMIAFGRDAAGRGLSVIIAGAGGAAHLPGMIASVTTLPVVGVPVALAKLDGLDSLLSIVQMPAGIPVATVSIGGAANAGLLAARIIGSHDPVIAERLARHAESLAELVEQKNADLRRSL
- a CDS encoding acyl-CoA carboxylase subunit epsilon — protein: MSGRHAAASPDATEPPTDADEQPSAPLLRVVAGDPTPDELAAVTALLAVVEAGRAEASATTSSRPTTSAWTRSARAPRPAIAAGEGRWRGFAG
- the rfbD gene encoding dTDP-4-dehydrorhamnose reductase, which produces MAAAQNSKYLVTGARGMLGTDLLEALFGRDVTVLGRADLDVTDRDAVFAAVRGHDVVINAAAYTAVDAAETDEEAALAVNGTAAGLLAEATASVGAKLVQVSTDYVFDGDASEPYPEGAPIAPVSAYGRTKAEGERLALAANPEGTYVVRTAWLYGAHGGNFAKTMVKLAASHDTVKVVDDQLGQPTWTADLAAQIVALLDSDAPAGVYHGTNSGSASWFEFAQAVFEEAGLDPARVLPTDSSAFVRPAPRPSYSVLGHDAWARAGLTPMRPWREALAEAANRGVLQTDDHAASSR
- a CDS encoding biotin--[acetyl-CoA-carboxylase] ligase; amino-acid sequence: MAFPLSASVSPRLVVLESTGSTNADLLAAVDEPHLATWLTLDQSAGRGRLDRRWQTAPGRSLAVSVLLHRDDLPVDSLGWVPLLAGVAMRASVRGVVENGDVTLKWPNDVQVDGDKVCGLLAELRPDASAVVVGAGVNLTVPADDLPTPTSTSLGLHGARGTALELADAVTSSWVSGLARLVGDLAAARGDAVASGALALVRADCATLGRDVRVELPGGAALVGEAVDVDEAGRLVVRSASTGEPSAVASGDVTHLRYE
- a CDS encoding glycosyltransferase family 4 protein, yielding MTTLRVVVDQILAPIPGGIGRYTEELTRALVETAPRGCEVEGVVAAHPQTDYDRLSDLLPGLSHVSKSPLGRRELALAWQGGVVGLPGRGMVHATSLFAPLYRHDRALDPGTQTVVTIHDTVPWTHPETLTPRGVRWHKAMTKRAFKHADGVVVPTHSVARELAELFPFGDRLRVIGGAVSPKLAVPADADEVADALDLPERYALSVGTLEPRKGIEPLIQALAHPDAPDLPLLIVGPEGWGDVKVADLVAAAGLPADKVRTMGFVSDEQLAVLLQRASVFVFPSLAEGFGLPVVEAFSLGTPTIVSDAPALLEVAADAAVSVAREDAAGYPERLAQAMFQVVSDVELSTRLGIAGIDRARAFSWRDSADKVWQLHADL
- a CDS encoding UDP-glucose dehydrogenase family protein, which gives rise to MRISVIGCGYLGAVHAACMADLGHDVVGIDVDPGKIALLSSGHAPFFEPGLPEALRRALDSGRLRFSTDPADAAGSQVHFVAVGTPQTPGSDAADLTYVDAAVQGLLPHLADGDLVVGKSTVPVGTASRLADLVRASSGADLAWNPEFLREGFAVADTVAPDRFVYGVPSGDAGERATAMLDEVYATALATGTPRLVTGYATAELVKVSANAFLATKISFINAMAEIAEATGADVTQLADAIGHDARIGRRFLNAGLGFGGGCLPKDIRAFRARSRELGLESLDFLADVDAVNLRRRDRVVELAGELLGEVRGARVAVLGVAFKPDSDDVRDSPALDVARRLHAAGADVVVHDPEANATAVRLAPDLTYVADVPTALRDAELVLVLTEWKQFKALRPAEVAALVSRRRIVDARNVFDPAEWREAGFDFRGLGRP